A single window of Metallosphaera hakonensis JCM 8857 = DSM 7519 DNA harbors:
- a CDS encoding DUF3211 domain-containing protein, which produces MKVSKVIRTQHDVDSLRIILADPQFTIPRMFPTLKDLKVVNRSFHGKAKYLFFNHEVKGNVYVSSTEINYPFTLSHDSDIGVGKLTFYLRQGELMVTLEYEGWMEDLSRGLLKKWLDSFTEGLEEELRMERIRRKI; this is translated from the coding sequence ATGAAAGTGTCTAAAGTAATAAGGACTCAACATGACGTGGATAGCCTGAGGATCATACTAGCTGATCCGCAGTTTACTATTCCGAGGATGTTCCCTACCCTTAAGGATCTCAAGGTCGTGAATAGGTCTTTTCATGGTAAGGCGAAATATCTATTCTTTAATCATGAGGTCAAGGGTAACGTTTACGTTTCATCAACCGAAATCAATTACCCGTTCACTTTATCCCACGATTCTGACATCGGAGTGGGAAAATTAACCTTTTATCTTAGGCAAGGTGAGTTGATGGTAACCCTTGAGTACGAAGGATGGATGGAAGATCTGTCTAGGGGTTTGTTAAAGAAATGGTTAGACTCTTTCACGGAGGGTTTGGAAGAAGAGTTGAGAATGGAAAGGATAAGAAGAAAGATCTAA
- a CDS encoding DUF929 domain-containing protein, translating to MNRRLLGVFVTLVLLVGLVIFMFSKTDVIGAQSVPPGRFVKVSNQDLAPTGRIIVVEQSWIGCPVGAAASWAIYNALRNYGNFSFELHYSDPLHSPANIPGLLFKGFNSTSILNFYVAYVYNQYLNASYNGTPIPQSELVQAGEQILQSQYSDMGLSPQVSQLILKYETQVPVTTYGKPSAFYVTPPHLNFAILISGPGGTYIITTPIINPEILSEYTPQYVLTHLDQFPQIIQASQLLQNVTLEAAGNLASECPT from the coding sequence ATGAATAGGAGACTCCTTGGAGTTTTCGTGACCCTAGTATTATTGGTGGGACTGGTTATTTTCATGTTTTCCAAAACAGACGTTATTGGTGCACAATCAGTTCCCCCTGGAAGGTTCGTGAAAGTCAGTAATCAAGATCTTGCCCCCACCGGAAGAATTATCGTTGTCGAGCAATCATGGATAGGGTGTCCTGTGGGTGCTGCAGCTTCTTGGGCCATCTACAATGCACTAAGGAATTACGGTAACTTCTCTTTTGAACTGCATTACTCCGATCCCCTACATAGTCCGGCAAACATACCAGGGCTTCTCTTTAAGGGTTTCAACTCCACGTCTATCCTGAACTTCTACGTAGCCTACGTTTATAATCAGTATCTAAATGCCTCATATAATGGCACACCCATACCTCAAAGCGAACTGGTACAAGCTGGAGAACAAATCCTACAGAGTCAGTATTCAGACATGGGGTTATCACCTCAGGTATCCCAGCTCATTCTAAAATACGAGACTCAAGTTCCCGTAACCACCTATGGTAAACCCTCAGCGTTTTACGTAACTCCACCTCATCTAAATTTCGCCATTCTAATCTCTGGACCTGGAGGAACCTACATCATTACTACACCTATAATCAACCCCGAGATCCTCTCGGAGTATACACCTCAGTACGTTCTTACTCACTTGGATCAATTTCCCCAGATTATTCAAGCCTCTCAGCTTTTACAGAACGTTACGTTGGAGGCTGCAGGTAATTTAGCTTCAGAATGTCCCACATGA
- a CDS encoding NAD(P)/FAD-dependent oxidoreductase, with amino-acid sequence MKFVIVGRGILGSSLYHMLRRQGHDVTVIESGERRIFPSLIHSLLLKGKDVDLAKESLKFYRELNVPMRELPSITLGDIRDEIIRQWLSEGVEIKESYIPWLGAEGLVAKGGDRLVYVSRLISSVDYVRGKAKVDLERGKVYVDDKEVKADKYIITAGPWNPCMLKVKSKSYYCWATLAFTRIRELGRYFVYDYEKGFYSRPLMGLGTGVVIVGDGKAVESPPGTRMTVNREEVLEKVRERLGELKPIYTAGEFCEGTPDMRPSYGEVIEGIYYAGGLDGYGAEVGPGVAKLLIKYIVSGEIERDYFLDRFSQVEEFSIGREPHEI; translated from the coding sequence TTGAAGTTCGTTATTGTCGGAAGAGGAATACTCGGAAGTTCCCTCTACCACATGTTGAGGAGACAAGGCCACGATGTCACCGTTATAGAATCGGGGGAGAGGAGAATCTTCCCCAGTCTAATTCATTCACTTCTACTCAAGGGTAAAGATGTAGATCTCGCCAAGGAGAGCCTTAAGTTTTACAGGGAGCTAAATGTTCCAATGAGGGAACTTCCATCGATCACTCTGGGGGATATAAGGGACGAAATAATACGTCAATGGTTATCAGAGGGCGTGGAGATAAAGGAAAGTTACATTCCGTGGTTGGGTGCAGAGGGGCTAGTGGCTAAGGGCGGTGACAGGCTAGTCTACGTATCGAGACTAATCTCCTCAGTGGATTACGTTAGGGGTAAGGCCAAGGTTGATTTGGAGAGAGGGAAGGTATATGTGGATGACAAAGAAGTTAAGGCTGACAAATATATAATCACAGCAGGACCGTGGAATCCCTGTATGCTCAAGGTGAAAAGCAAGAGTTACTATTGTTGGGCAACCTTAGCCTTCACAAGGATTAGGGAACTCGGAAGATATTTCGTCTATGATTACGAGAAGGGATTCTATTCAAGACCCTTGATGGGACTAGGAACAGGAGTGGTAATAGTGGGAGATGGAAAGGCCGTGGAGTCTCCACCAGGGACTAGGATGACTGTGAACAGGGAGGAGGTACTTGAAAAGGTCAGAGAGAGATTAGGGGAATTGAAGCCAATTTACACCGCAGGGGAGTTTTGTGAGGGCACACCGGACATGAGACCTTCCTATGGAGAGGTGATTGAAGGCATATATTACGCGGGAGGACTAGATGGGTACGGGGCCGAGGTTGGACCTGGTGTGGCCAAACTCCTGATTAAGTACATTGTTAGCGGAGAGATCGAAAGGGATTACTTCCTGGATAGATTCTCACAGGTGGAGGAATTTTCAATTGGTAGAGAACCCCATGAGATATGA
- a CDS encoding MogA/MoaB family molybdenum cofactor biosynthesis protein: MSHAHETHREKAPKKLGFYVITVSTSRYQKLSRREPVVDESGDKIKEIIISNGHDLKGYNLVPDDKIRILKAVIDALLTEGVDVIVTTGGTGYTPSDLTVETIRGVLDREVEGFRDVFRGLSLSDPKVGPAAYLSKASAGIIAGKLIYMLPGSPDAVKLGMEKLIIPEAPHLVYLARSI, encoded by the coding sequence ATGTCCCACGCACATGAGACTCACAGGGAAAAAGCTCCGAAGAAACTGGGCTTCTACGTTATAACCGTGAGTACGTCTAGGTATCAGAAGCTGTCCAGAAGGGAGCCTGTAGTGGATGAGTCCGGAGACAAGATTAAGGAAATCATTATTTCCAATGGACATGACCTCAAGGGATATAACCTCGTTCCAGATGACAAGATAAGAATCTTGAAAGCTGTGATAGATGCTTTACTCACTGAGGGAGTGGACGTTATTGTGACAACAGGAGGCACAGGGTATACTCCTTCAGATTTAACTGTTGAAACTATAAGAGGAGTTTTGGACCGAGAGGTTGAAGGATTCAGAGACGTGTTTAGGGGTCTAAGTTTATCCGATCCAAAGGTAGGGCCTGCAGCATATCTCTCAAAGGCTAGCGCAGGGATAATAGCGGGGAAATTAATATACATGTTACCTGGATCTCCAGATGCGGTTAAGCTTGGAATGGAGAAACTCATAATACCGGAAGCCCCCCACCTCGTATACTTGGCTAGGTCGATTTAA
- a CDS encoding trimeric intracellular cation channel family protein, whose product MSLVLELANYVGITAFGISGSMKGIRKGMDLLGVLTLGFSTALGGGIIADVLLGIMPPTNLVYLPNALVALLASLFTFIFYKVFTNVNKPLIYADAIGLGAFASSGASLAYSVDPSPLLVIMIGTITAVGGGVIRDILSNEVPLILTREFYATSVIIGSGIYFVLRYEGMSNYYDIFISFVITTTLRIMAIKMRWELPRILHS is encoded by the coding sequence GTGAGCCTGGTACTTGAATTAGCGAATTACGTTGGTATAACCGCTTTCGGGATCTCTGGATCCATGAAGGGAATAAGAAAGGGAATGGATTTACTTGGAGTATTGACATTAGGTTTCTCGACAGCGCTTGGCGGGGGTATTATTGCAGACGTTCTTCTTGGAATAATGCCACCAACCAATCTAGTTTATTTACCCAATGCATTGGTAGCGTTACTCGCAAGCCTCTTTACCTTCATTTTTTATAAAGTATTTACCAATGTAAACAAACCATTGATTTACGCAGATGCAATCGGCTTGGGAGCATTTGCATCGTCTGGAGCTTCCTTAGCCTATTCCGTTGATCCATCTCCCCTCTTAGTTATAATGATTGGGACCATAACCGCTGTGGGCGGAGGAGTGATTAGAGACATTCTCTCTAACGAAGTACCCCTAATATTAACTAGAGAGTTTTACGCTACTTCTGTTATAATAGGATCGGGTATTTACTTTGTACTAAGATATGAAGGAATGAGCAATTATTACGATATATTTATTTCATTTGTAATTACTACTACACTAAGAATAATGGCTATAAAGATGAGATGGGAATTACCGAGAATCTTACATTCTTGA